A single genomic interval of Phycisphaerae bacterium harbors:
- a CDS encoding V-type ATP synthase subunit D — translation MQTNTNATRMELLSLRRRVALAARGHKLLSQKRDEISRQLIQISRTLGSLRNEVEKELVETSRRFVMARATMEPENIKSAMEVPTKKFSLAISFAAIMNVRVPKFTKEIEGEIISYGFSTTSGELDIALKGLEKVFDKLLELAEKEKQAQLLADELQKTRRRVNVLEHVVIPELHQTIRFIYDKLAEAERDNISRLMKITEMIRAV, via the coding sequence ATGCAGACAAACACAAATGCGACAAGAATGGAATTGCTTTCACTCCGCAGACGCGTTGCGCTTGCGGCCAGAGGGCATAAACTGCTCAGCCAGAAAAGAGATGAAATCTCAAGACAGCTTATACAAATTTCCAGAACTCTGGGCTCATTGAGAAACGAGGTTGAAAAAGAATTGGTCGAGACATCGAGACGTTTCGTTATGGCGCGGGCCACGATGGAACCTGAAAATATAAAATCAGCAATGGAAGTTCCAACAAAGAAATTCAGTCTTGCAATAAGTTTTGCCGCGATAATGAACGTAAGGGTTCCGAAATTCACCAAGGAAATCGAAGGTGAAATAATAAGCTATGGCTTTTCAACCACCAGCGGCGAACTTGACATCGCACTTAAGGGTCTGGAAAAAGTCTTCGACAAACTGCTCGAACTTGCCGAAAAGGAAAAACAGGCTCAGCTCCTTGCCGATGAACTCCAGAAAACACGCCGTCGCGTAAACGTGCTCGAACATGTGGTTATCCCTGAACTGCATCAGACAATTCGCTTTATCTACGACAAACTTGCCGAGGCCGAACGCGATAATATAAGCAGGCTGATGAAAATCACAGAAATGATAAGAGCGGTCTAA
- a CDS encoding V-type ATP synthase subunit F, producing the protein MQGKVAILGSADFVMPYSALGVDCFTVDDKAEQIVQAAEKIIDEKYVLVIVSENMAPAAQEVFGRFVTKPVPCVLVVPFTTESKGFAIESLSRLLKHATGINILQNS; encoded by the coding sequence ATGCAGGGAAAAGTAGCGATACTCGGTAGTGCTGATTTCGTGATGCCTTATTCGGCGCTCGGCGTGGATTGTTTCACAGTCGACGATAAGGCCGAGCAGATTGTTCAGGCAGCGGAAAAAATTATTGATGAAAAGTATGTCCTTGTCATCGTTTCAGAAAATATGGCCCCGGCCGCGCAGGAAGTTTTCGGCCGGTTCGTCACAAAGCCTGTGCCCTGCGTGCTCGTCGTGCCGTTTACTACCGAATCGAAGGGCTTTGCGATTGAAAGCCTGTCGAGGCTTTTGAAACACGCTACAGGAATAAATATATTACAGAATTCTTAG
- a CDS encoding V-type ATP synthase subunit A encodes MSETKTGTIVKVAGPVVTAKGMLGSRMYDVVRVSKHNLIGEIVELKGETASIQVYEDTISVGPGEPVVDTGAPLSVELGPGLIESIYDGIQRPLNELYKVQGNYILRGSQLPGLNREKKWHLKPVIENGAQVDGGDIIGEVQETPILLHKIMIPQNISGKIEGLKEGDYTVEQIIATVTSGNGKKHEIKMMQKCPVRTGRTVKQRLAPNSILQTGQRVIDTFFPIARGGTACVPGPFGSGKTVVQHQLAKWVDADVVVYVGCGERGNEMTDVLMEFPELKDPRSGQPLMKRSVLIANTSDMPVAAREASVYTGMTIAEYFRDMGYNVALMADSTSRWAEAMREISTRLEEMPAEEGYPAYLASRIASFYERAGSVDCLGKPDRQASLSIIGAVSPPGGDLSDSVVQATLHVVKVFWSLMGKLAYQRHFPAIDWLTSYSFYKQYLPSCFKDKERGQEMMSLTQEAMSLLEQESGLVEIVRLVGSEAISPADRMVLQTSKSIREDYLHQNAFHEVDTYTSMEKQFEMLKSILHFHNKALEAIGRGVETGDILKFAVWQDIARAKFVPEEQIETIIKIRNKIDEEFKAQLTGAKNA; translated from the coding sequence ATGTCAGAGACAAAAACAGGAACGATAGTAAAAGTTGCAGGTCCGGTCGTAACAGCCAAAGGAATGCTCGGTTCGAGAATGTATGATGTTGTGAGAGTCAGCAAGCATAACCTTATCGGCGAAATCGTCGAACTCAAAGGCGAAACCGCGAGCATCCAGGTTTACGAAGACACCATCAGTGTCGGCCCCGGAGAACCTGTCGTCGATACCGGAGCCCCGTTGAGCGTCGAACTCGGACCCGGATTGATTGAAAGTATTTATGACGGTATCCAAAGGCCGCTTAATGAGCTTTATAAGGTGCAGGGAAATTATATCCTTCGCGGCAGTCAGTTGCCGGGCCTTAACAGGGAAAAGAAATGGCATTTAAAACCTGTTATTGAAAATGGTGCTCAGGTTGACGGCGGCGATATAATCGGCGAAGTTCAGGAAACACCGATTCTGCTGCACAAAATTATGATTCCACAGAATATAAGCGGAAAAATCGAAGGCCTTAAAGAAGGCGATTACACCGTCGAGCAGATTATCGCGACTGTTACCTCAGGCAACGGCAAAAAGCATGAAATTAAAATGATGCAGAAATGTCCCGTACGCACGGGCCGGACAGTAAAACAAAGACTTGCACCGAATTCTATCCTGCAGACGGGCCAGCGCGTTATAGATACATTTTTCCCGATAGCCAGAGGCGGCACAGCCTGCGTACCCGGACCTTTCGGTTCAGGAAAAACAGTTGTGCAGCATCAGCTTGCCAAGTGGGTCGATGCCGACGTCGTTGTTTATGTCGGCTGCGGCGAGCGAGGCAACGAGATGACCGATGTGCTGATGGAATTTCCGGAATTGAAAGACCCCCGCAGCGGCCAGCCTTTGATGAAACGCTCGGTTCTTATCGCCAATACTTCCGATATGCCCGTAGCCGCAAGAGAGGCTTCGGTTTACACAGGAATGACAATCGCCGAATACTTCCGTGATATGGGTTATAACGTAGCTCTGATGGCAGATTCTACAAGCCGATGGGCCGAGGCAATGCGAGAAATATCGACAAGACTTGAGGAAATGCCCGCTGAAGAAGGTTATCCCGCGTATCTTGCCTCACGAATCGCATCGTTCTACGAACGTGCCGGCAGCGTCGATTGTCTTGGAAAGCCCGACCGTCAGGCTTCTCTTTCGATAATTGGTGCGGTAAGTCCGCCGGGTGGCGATTTGTCAGATTCAGTTGTACAGGCGACATTGCACGTCGTAAAGGTCTTCTGGTCGCTGATGGGCAAACTCGCTTATCAGAGACATTTCCCTGCAATCGACTGGCTGACAAGCTATTCGTTTTATAAACAATATCTGCCAAGCTGCTTCAAGGACAAGGAAAGAGGACAGGAAATGATGTCTCTGACCCAGGAGGCGATGAGCCTGCTGGAACAGGAATCAGGCCTTGTCGAAATCGTAAGGCTTGTCGGTTCTGAAGCGATAAGTCCGGCCGACCGAATGGTACTCCAGACTTCCAAAAGTATCCGTGAAGATTACCTGCACCAGAACGCCTTTCACGAAGTAGATACATATACCTCGATGGAAAAACAGTTCGAAATGCTCAAGAGTATACTTCACTTCCACAACAAAGCTCTTGAGGCTATCGGCCGCGGCGTTGAGACAGGCGACATTTTAAAATTTGCGGTATGGCAGGACATCGCCAGGGCCAAGTTTGTGCCGGAAGAGCAGATTGAAACAATCATAAAAATACGAAACAAAATAGACGAAGAATTCAAGGCTCAACTTACAGGAGCAAAAAATGCTTAA
- the pyrF gene encoding orotidine-5'-phosphate decarboxylase codes for MASHFGDRLYKAVKSKKTQLIAGLDPVYSKLPAAIRQTKSLSDEKDAAASIDAIFEFSTKVLRIIAPLVPAVKINIAYFEKYLWEGVECYYSLISEAQELGLEIIGDVKRGDIGHTAENYAQAHLQNPELKGLEDVFAPDAVTINGFAGSDGILPFADMANSQGKGVFVWVRASNPSAAVIQDFADAAGVKMYEKLAEVVAQIANQKQRFGNSGFSNVGMVIGGTSGEQTTALREKYKNIWFLVPGFGSQGATAADCVRFCKPDGTGAIISASRSIIYAYENEKYIQQFGDNWEKCIEQAVIDAKIELAQALQQK; via the coding sequence ATGGCAAGTCATTTCGGAGACCGGCTCTATAAGGCTGTCAAATCAAAGAAAACCCAGTTGATAGCAGGTCTCGACCCTGTTTACAGCAAATTACCCGCTGCTATACGTCAAACCAAAAGCCTAAGCGACGAAAAAGACGCTGCCGCATCGATTGACGCTATATTTGAGTTCAGCACGAAAGTTTTAAGAATTATCGCACCGCTTGTGCCGGCTGTGAAAATAAATATCGCTTATTTTGAAAAATATCTCTGGGAAGGCGTCGAATGTTATTATTCGCTCATCAGCGAGGCGCAGGAACTCGGTCTTGAAATTATCGGCGACGTCAAACGCGGCGATATCGGACATACCGCGGAAAATTATGCACAAGCTCATCTTCAGAATCCGGAACTCAAAGGACTGGAAGATGTATTTGCACCCGACGCTGTCACCATAAACGGCTTTGCAGGCTCTGACGGCATTTTGCCATTCGCAGATATGGCAAACAGCCAGGGAAAAGGTGTTTTCGTCTGGGTTCGCGCGAGTAATCCATCGGCGGCAGTCATTCAGGATTTTGCCGATGCGGCAGGAGTAAAAATGTATGAGAAACTCGCCGAAGTAGTTGCCCAAATCGCAAATCAAAAGCAGAGATTCGGCAACAGCGGTTTCAGTAACGTTGGTATGGTCATTGGCGGTACAAGCGGCGAGCAGACAACGGCTCTTCGCGAAAAGTATAAAAATATATGGTTTCTGGTTCCAGGCTTCGGCTCACAAGGTGCGACAGCCGCTGATTGCGTACGATTCTGCAAACCGGACGGCACCGGTGCCATTATCAGCGCATCGAGGTCTATAATTTACGCTTATGAAAATGAAAAATATATTCAGCAGTTCGGCGATAACTGGGAAAAATGTATAGAACAGGCTGTAATTGATGCCAAGATTGAGCTTGCGCAGGCATTACAGCAAAAATAA
- a CDS encoding V-type ATP synthase subunit E, with protein sequence MSANEVTGKILSEAQGQAENIKKQADEKASQETQKLRAELDSFDSQTAKLANQAAQETSSQILAQTRMEIARKSLQARNDMLEQTFAAAAEKIKTMGTQDYQQLMEKLILMSVNTGDEEIVIDKNEKRIDAAFVERLNAKLSPKIKGNLKLAEAKADIGAGFILQKGRVRVNGSLKVLLETAKENLQSELAAELFGQG encoded by the coding sequence ATGAGTGCCAATGAAGTTACAGGCAAGATTCTGTCCGAAGCCCAGGGGCAGGCGGAAAATATAAAAAAGCAGGCTGACGAAAAAGCCTCGCAGGAAACACAGAAACTCCGGGCAGAGCTTGACAGCTTCGACAGCCAGACCGCAAAGCTCGCAAACCAGGCCGCTCAGGAGACCAGCTCGCAGATACTTGCGCAGACCAGGATGGAAATAGCCAGGAAATCTCTCCAGGCAAGAAACGATATGCTCGAGCAGACTTTCGCCGCGGCAGCGGAAAAAATCAAAACCATGGGCACACAGGACTATCAGCAGCTTATGGAAAAACTGATACTTATGTCGGTAAATACCGGCGATGAGGAAATTGTCATCGACAAAAATGAAAAAAGAATCGATGCCGCTTTTGTCGAACGGTTAAACGCGAAACTTTCCCCAAAAATAAAGGGAAATCTGAAACTGGCCGAGGCAAAAGCTGATATCGGAGCAGGTTTCATCCTGCAAAAAGGCAGGGTAAGAGTAAATGGAAGCCTGAAAGTTCTTCTTGAAACGGCAAAAGAAAACCTTCAAAGCGAATTGGCCGCTGAATTATTTGGCCAGGGATAA
- a CDS encoding V-type ATP synthase subunit B produces MLKEYQTVTSISGPLILVESVDGARYGEIVDIEIGDGSIRHGQILQVDRDKVLVQVFEGTEGIDINSATVRMLGRPQQLAVSPDILGRVFNGIGEPKDGGAEIIAEKRLNINGNPINPYSRDYPNEFIQTGISTIDGLNPLVRGQKLPIFSGSGLPHDELTAQLARQATVLGKGEQFAVVFAAMGITFEAAQFFINDLQNTGAIERAVMFINLANDPAIERIATPRVALTAAEYLAFEKDMHVLVILNDMTNYCEALRQISAARKEVPGRRGYPGYLYTDLATIYERAGRIKNKKGSITMVPVLTMPEDDKTHPVPDLTGYITEGQIILSRSLHRKAIAPPVDVLPSLSRLKDKGIGKDKTREDHADLYNQLYAAYARGKECQELATILGEAALSDEDRKYMTFANEFEKRYISQGYYENRTIEQTLNLGWELLSMFEDNELKRIRAEFLKKYMPNFRK; encoded by the coding sequence ATGCTTAAGGAATACCAGACAGTAACAAGTATAAGCGGTCCTTTGATACTGGTCGAATCGGTCGATGGCGCCCGTTACGGCGAAATAGTCGATATAGAAATCGGCGACGGCTCAATCCGTCACGGCCAGATACTGCAGGTCGACAGGGACAAAGTGCTTGTCCAGGTCTTCGAAGGCACCGAAGGCATCGACATAAATTCCGCCACGGTCAGGATGCTCGGCAGACCTCAGCAGCTTGCCGTCTCGCCGGACATTCTCGGCAGAGTTTTCAACGGTATCGGCGAACCAAAAGACGGCGGCGCAGAAATCATCGCTGAAAAACGCCTCAACATCAACGGCAACCCTATCAATCCATACAGCAGAGACTATCCCAACGAATTTATCCAGACCGGCATATCGACCATCGACGGCTTGAATCCGCTTGTTCGCGGCCAAAAGCTGCCTATATTCAGCGGTTCCGGTTTGCCTCACGACGAACTGACCGCCCAGCTCGCAAGACAGGCAACGGTTCTCGGCAAAGGCGAACAGTTTGCCGTAGTTTTCGCCGCGATGGGCATAACTTTCGAAGCCGCCCAGTTCTTCATCAATGATTTGCAGAACACCGGCGCTATTGAAAGAGCCGTTATGTTTATCAATCTCGCCAACGACCCTGCAATCGAAAGAATCGCGACCCCGCGAGTCGCTCTCACCGCCGCGGAATATCTCGCCTTCGAAAAGGATATGCACGTTCTCGTTATCCTTAACGATATGACAAATTATTGCGAAGCCCTTCGCCAGATTAGCGCCGCGCGAAAAGAAGTTCCCGGCAGGCGAGGCTATCCGGGTTATCTTTATACCGACCTTGCGACGATTTACGAACGTGCGGGACGAATCAAAAACAAAAAGGGTTCGATTACGATGGTGCCCGTTCTGACAATGCCCGAAGATGACAAGACCCATCCCGTACCGGATTTGACAGGTTACATTACCGAGGGGCAGATAATTCTTTCGCGTTCTCTGCATCGCAAAGCCATCGCCCCGCCGGTTGATGTGCTGCCGAGCCTTTCACGGTTGAAGGACAAGGGTATCGGCAAGGACAAAACACGCGAAGACCACGCCGATTTGTATAATCAGCTATACGCCGCTTACGCTCGCGGCAAAGAGTGCCAGGAACTTGCGACAATCCTCGGCGAAGCGGCCCTGTCGGACGAAGACAGAAAATATATGACCTTTGCGAACGAATTTGAAAAACGATATATCTCTCAGGGCTACTATGAGAACAGAACCATCGAACAAACTCTCAATCTCGGCTGGGAACTGTTAAGTATGTTCGAAGATAACGAACTGAAACGTATTCGCGCCGAGTTCCTTAAGAAATATATGCCTAACTTCAGAAAATAA
- a CDS encoding V-type ATP synthase subunit K, with protein MEMMGIGNMLAVLGAAAAVFLSGSGSSIGVGNAGRASAGVLTEKPERYGLNFMLVVLPGTQGIYGLVGAMLVMNFMGFFSADFKVTLSTWQGLTVLAGCLPVGIAGLISAIHQGNVCAAGIVMAAKRPEMAFKAGAVYAAMVELYALFGLLTTIFILKFGVDWEAVKVVTAAVTGQ; from the coding sequence ATGGAAATGATGGGAATTGGTAATATGTTGGCGGTTTTGGGAGCGGCGGCGGCGGTATTTCTTTCCGGCTCCGGCTCTTCTATCGGTGTCGGCAATGCCGGCCGCGCATCTGCAGGCGTCCTTACGGAAAAACCTGAAAGATACGGCCTTAATTTTATGCTCGTCGTGCTGCCCGGCACGCAGGGCATTTACGGTCTTGTCGGCGCGATGCTTGTTATGAACTTTATGGGTTTCTTCTCAGCCGATTTCAAAGTTACATTAAGTACATGGCAGGGTCTTACCGTACTTGCCGGCTGTCTTCCTGTCGGCATAGCAGGACTGATCAGCGCGATTCATCAGGGTAATGTTTGTGCCGCAGGCATCGTTATGGCCGCCAAACGTCCTGAAATGGCTTTTAAGGCCGGTGCCGTTTACGCAGCTATGGTTGAGCTTTACGCGTTGTTCGGACTTTTGACAACGATTTTCATTCTGAAATTCGGAGTTGACTGGGAAGCGGTAAAGGTTGTTACTGCCGCCGTGACAGGTCAATAA
- a CDS encoding V-type ATP synthase subunit I has protein sequence MSIALMQKILIASYHTEAADVLEALQNSGMVQIHDAQRANVSKDWPELHTEVEKPKQVEELSTKIDSTVQFLNQYAPKPTFTQMLAPRAVISEKEYASAVNTDKAMQMLEVCSKLSNQLHKLRDQQEHSQGQLSMLLPWEKLGIDLADLEKLEKSSAILGLIPEKNFVLIPEKIKDFKAAIEKIGTKDRLIACIVVALKEHSAEVYKALRSIEFEAVNLSQFKGTPAELITNTRKQIDDTRLQIVSLEKQARQLSENRLQLQILADHYRNLLGREQTRLAVPESEKTVILEGWIKKHDLKKLRSILEKFEGTSFNLINPAQDEEVPVQIENSLAAKPFEVITKLYGMPMYVEVDPTWFLAPFFAIFFALCLADVGCGLILIAASVYLIKKLQGDKRFLYLLLVCGILSIGTGAMTGGWFGSGLRDLGVAYNIKWIVTLIDRTMWFDPLSDPMKFFAIAVALGYFQIMLGLLVGFFDLARRKEYIAAVCDKLVWFLLVNSLALFGAAKMGFAPAILGSIAIKFAILPAAVILLFSQREGGWGGRIGMGTYQLFSTVFYLGDILSYLRLMALGISSAGVAMAINVIGKTLSEIPYVGMVLAIILLVLGHIFATASSALGAFVHTMRLQFVEYFPKFLVGGGKEFAPLSKQYKYVYIKKEKI, from the coding sequence ATGTCAATAGCTCTAATGCAAAAAATTCTTATCGCCAGTTATCATACTGAAGCGGCAGATGTTCTGGAAGCCCTTCAGAATTCGGGCATGGTGCAAATACACGATGCCCAGCGGGCCAACGTCAGTAAAGACTGGCCTGAACTGCATACCGAAGTCGAAAAACCGAAACAGGTTGAAGAATTAAGTACAAAGATTGATTCAACGGTCCAGTTTTTAAATCAATACGCCCCAAAACCTACATTTACACAAATGCTCGCACCGCGTGCGGTTATCAGCGAAAAAGAATATGCCTCGGCGGTTAATACCGACAAGGCTATGCAGATGCTCGAAGTATGCAGTAAACTTTCAAATCAGCTTCATAAACTCCGCGACCAGCAGGAACATTCACAGGGGCAATTAAGTATGCTTTTGCCGTGGGAAAAACTTGGCATTGACCTGGCTGATTTGGAGAAACTTGAAAAAAGCTCTGCGATTTTAGGGCTTATTCCTGAAAAAAATTTCGTGCTCATACCGGAAAAGATAAAAGACTTTAAGGCGGCGATTGAAAAAATCGGCACAAAAGACAGGCTTATCGCCTGTATTGTCGTCGCTCTTAAGGAACATTCCGCCGAAGTCTATAAAGCTCTTAGAAGCATCGAATTCGAAGCGGTAAATTTATCGCAATTCAAAGGTACTCCGGCCGAACTGATTACAAACACACGAAAGCAGATTGACGATACACGCCTGCAGATTGTTTCTCTCGAAAAACAGGCTCGGCAGTTAAGCGAAAATCGCCTGCAGCTCCAAATCCTTGCGGACCATTACAGAAATCTTCTCGGCCGCGAGCAGACAAGACTTGCCGTGCCGGAAAGCGAAAAAACAGTCATACTCGAAGGCTGGATAAAAAAACACGACCTGAAAAAACTACGGAGCATCCTCGAAAAATTCGAAGGCACCAGCTTTAATCTCATCAATCCTGCACAGGACGAGGAAGTTCCCGTTCAAATAGAGAACAGCCTTGCAGCCAAACCGTTCGAGGTAATCACCAAACTGTACGGAATGCCGATGTATGTCGAGGTTGACCCGACGTGGTTTTTGGCACCGTTTTTTGCAATCTTTTTCGCTCTGTGCCTTGCCGATGTCGGCTGCGGCCTGATACTTATCGCTGCATCCGTTTATCTGATAAAGAAACTTCAGGGCGACAAGAGATTTTTATATCTGCTGCTTGTCTGCGGAATATTGTCAATCGGAACCGGAGCAATGACCGGCGGCTGGTTCGGCTCAGGTCTGCGGGACCTTGGCGTTGCATATAATATCAAATGGATTGTCACTCTTATCGACAGGACAATGTGGTTCGATCCGCTGAGCGACCCGATGAAGTTTTTCGCAATAGCGGTAGCGCTCGGTTATTTCCAGATAATGCTTGGCCTTCTTGTCGGATTTTTTGACCTTGCCAGAAGGAAAGAATATATCGCGGCGGTTTGCGACAAGCTCGTATGGTTTTTACTGGTTAATTCGCTCGCCCTGTTCGGAGCGGCAAAAATGGGATTTGCGCCTGCGATACTGGGTTCAATCGCGATAAAATTCGCGATACTCCCGGCGGCTGTCATACTTTTATTCAGTCAGAGAGAAGGCGGCTGGGGCGGCAGAATAGGAATGGGAACTTACCAGCTCTTCAGCACAGTTTTTTATCTTGGCGATATATTGAGCTATCTGCGTCTTATGGCACTGGGCATCTCTTCTGCCGGCGTTGCGATGGCCATTAATGTCATCGGCAAAACTCTCAGTGAAATACCTTATGTCGGGATGGTTCTGGCGATAATCCTGCTGGTACTCGGCCATATCTTCGCGACGGCATCGTCGGCGCTTGGCGCGTTTGTTCATACTATGCGTCTTCAGTTTGTCGAATATTTTCCGAAGTTCCTCGTCGGCGGAGGCAAAGAGTTCGCACCGCTGTCGAAACAGTATAAATATGTGTACATAAAGAAAGAAAAAATTTAA
- a CDS encoding V-type ATPase subunit, with translation MNPVQQQNVLHFSLYPPVGEEDWRYIFATAQVKTLSEKLFDSAFFAEMANSNSFKDTVELLNGTDYAMTESVSNEELEKLLCDRRRETKKLICQLLIDEKIIEFLQARSDFANMRLAIRRLVLEKPLGNPADYCDQGNIPVDQFELVFEQEDYTALPKYLQEAVEAGVLGYYKNKNVRDIDIAMDKVEAEFQIKNAAEAGSVFLVELMRMYADITNIRTMMRLKFTEMQDRDVFMPGGYIDPARLSQMIDIGYDGLAQAFAATPYYQILEAGAGYMQSNNSFLKLEAAAEWHLTGYLKSADQITAGHQPIVAYLMRKEHEIRMVRMVLACKKAQMDPKVIHDRIVV, from the coding sequence ATGAATCCGGTTCAACAACAAAACGTTCTGCATTTTAGCCTGTATCCGCCGGTCGGTGAAGAAGACTGGCGTTATATCTTCGCGACGGCACAGGTAAAAACGCTGTCGGAGAAATTGTTCGACTCGGCCTTTTTTGCAGAAATGGCAAATAGTAACAGCTTTAAGGACACTGTCGAACTTCTGAACGGAACCGATTATGCCATGACAGAATCCGTTTCAAATGAAGAGCTTGAAAAACTGCTGTGCGACAGACGAAGGGAAACAAAAAAACTAATTTGCCAATTGCTCATTGATGAGAAAATAATAGAATTTCTGCAGGCAAGGTCTGACTTCGCGAATATGAGACTGGCGATACGCAGGCTCGTCCTCGAAAAACCGCTCGGCAATCCGGCCGATTACTGCGACCAGGGAAATATACCTGTCGACCAGTTCGAACTGGTTTTTGAGCAGGAAGATTATACCGCCCTGCCGAAGTATTTGCAGGAAGCGGTGGAAGCGGGAGTTCTCGGCTACTACAAAAACAAAAACGTCCGTGATATCGATATCGCAATGGATAAAGTCGAAGCGGAATTTCAGATTAAAAACGCGGCAGAGGCAGGCAGCGTTTTTCTTGTCGAGCTTATGAGAATGTATGCAGACATCACTAACATCCGCACGATGATGAGGCTGAAATTTACCGAGATGCAGGACAGGGACGTTTTTATGCCCGGCGGATATATCGACCCCGCCAGGCTCAGCCAGATGATTGATATCGGCTATGACGGCCTTGCTCAGGCCTTTGCCGCGACGCCTTATTATCAAATACTCGAAGCAGGCGCAGGTTATATGCAAAGCAATAATTCATTTTTAAAACTCGAAGCGGCTGCGGAGTGGCATCTTACCGGCTATCTCAAAAGTGCCGACCAGATAACCGCCGGCCATCAGCCGATAGTGGCTTATCTTATGAGAAAAGAGCACGAGATAAGAATGGTAAGAATGGTTCTTGCCTGTAAAAAAGCGCAGATGGACCCAAAAGTAATTCATGACAGGATTGTTGTTTAA
- the murD gene encoding UDP-N-acetylmuramoyl-L-alanine--D-glutamate ligase codes for MSIDFIKDKSVVVMGLGVFGGGVDTAKFAARFAKKVIVTDKGDEKKLADSIKELASFKNIEFHIGGHQISDFTDSDVIIVNPAVDEANPYIDAAKSRNKLITSQMEIFFQLCPAKIVAITGSNGKSTTTALTAHLLKNIKTGNVWLSGNIGNRPLLETLEQIKKNDVVVLEISSFQLEQLARIKKSPYIGCITNIAPNHLDRHKTMENYCSAKENILRFQNPGDVAVLNAYDEKCCQWYEKYKKTDRICVLFDREELDSKLTEVFKLPGKANAENLSAAITIAYHFGLSNEDLVESVGSFVSLPHRLELVGTVNGVRYYNDSIATTPESTVVGVEAFSEPKILIAGGYDKGLPFDEMAKKISNKLKALILIGVTADKIEQSVKKTGAVPTIYRAGSLTEAVNKAKEISTNGDVVLLSPACASYDMFVNFVQRGNMFAEMVSKL; via the coding sequence ATGAGTATCGACTTTATCAAAGATAAATCTGTTGTTGTAATGGGGCTGGGTGTATTCGGAGGCGGGGTCGATACCGCGAAATTCGCCGCCAGGTTCGCCAAAAAAGTTATCGTAACCGACAAGGGCGATGAAAAAAAACTTGCGGATTCGATAAAAGAACTCGCAAGTTTTAAGAATATCGAGTTTCACATCGGCGGCCATCAGATATCCGATTTTACCGATTCGGATGTTATTATCGTTAATCCCGCGGTTGACGAAGCAAACCCTTATATCGACGCCGCGAAAAGCAGAAACAAACTTATAACATCGCAGATGGAAATATTCTTCCAGTTGTGCCCCGCGAAAATTGTCGCAATCACCGGCTCAAACGGAAAAAGTACAACTACCGCCCTGACCGCGCATCTTTTGAAAAACATAAAAACAGGAAACGTCTGGCTTAGCGGCAATATCGGCAATCGGCCGCTGCTCGAAACGCTTGAGCAGATTAAGAAAAATGATGTTGTGGTACTTGAGATATCGAGTTTTCAGCTCGAACAGCTTGCCCGCATAAAAAAATCGCCTTATATAGGCTGCATTACAAATATCGCTCCGAATCATCTCGACAGACACAAAACAATGGAAAATTACTGCAGCGCCAAGGAAAACATTTTGCGTTTTCAAAATCCCGGCGATGTGGCTGTATTAAACGCTTACGATGAAAAATGCTGTCAATGGTACGAAAAATATAAAAAAACAGATAGAATTTGTGTTTTATTCGACAGAGAAGAACTCGACAGCAAACTGACCGAAGTTTTTAAGCTGCCCGGCAAGGCAAATGCTGAAAATCTTTCCGCAGCGATAACCATAGCCTATCATTTCGGCCTCAGCAATGAGGATTTAGTCGAATCAGTAGGAAGTTTTGTTTCCCTGCCCCACAGGCTCGAACTTGTGGGAACCGTCAACGGCGTGAGATATTATAATGATTCGATTGCAACAACGCCGGAAAGTACAGTCGTCGGAGTGGAGGCATTCAGCGAGCCGAAAATTTTAATCGCAGGCGGATACGATAAAGGACTGCCTTTTGATGAAATGGCAAAAAAAATCAGCAATAAACTGAAAGCATTAATATTGATTGGCGTAACGGCCGATAAAATCGAACAATCTGTAAAAAAAACCGGAGCGGTGCCTACGATTTATCGGGCAGGTTCGCTCACCGAAGCGGTGAATAAAGCAAAAGAAATTTCAACGAACGGCGATGTGGTTTTATTAAGTCCAGCCTGCGCAAGTTACGATATGTTCGTTAATTTTGTACAGAGGGGAAATATGTTTGCCGAGATGGTAAGCAAACTTTAA